One genomic window of Ictalurus punctatus breed USDA103 chromosome 23, Coco_2.0, whole genome shotgun sequence includes the following:
- the cmc1 gene encoding COX assembly mitochondrial protein homolog isoform X1: protein MFLTQRSDNTHTHTHTHTHTHTHIHIQTHTHTHTHTHTDPHTHTHIHTHTHTHTHTHTHTEPHTHTHTHTHTHTHTDPHTHTYTHTHTHTHTHTHTDPHIHTHTHTHTHTHTHTDPHTYTHTHTHTHIHIQTHTYTHTHTYTHIHTHTHIHTHTHTHTHTHTYTHTHTYTHTHTHTHTHIQTHTYTHTHTDPHIHTHTHTYTHTHTHIHIQTHTYTHTHTHTHTHTHIHTHIQTHTHTHTHTHTHTHTHTHTHIQTHTHTDTHTHIHTHTHTHIQTHTHTHIHTHTHTHTHTHTYTDPHIHTHTYTHTYTHTHTHIHTHIQTHTHIHTHTHTHIHTYTHIHTHTHTHTHTYRHTHTHTHIHTYTHTHIQTHTHTHTHRPPHTHTHTHTHTYIHTHTHTDIQK, encoded by the coding sequence ATGTTCCTCACACAGCGgtctgacaacacacacacacacacacacacacacacacacacacacacacacatacacatacagacccacacacacacacacacacacacacatacagacccacacacacacacacacatacacacacacacacacacacacacacacacacacacacacacagaaccacacacacacacacacacacacacacacacacacacacatacagacccacacacacacacatacacacacacacacacacacacacacacacatacacatacagacccacacatacacacacacacacacacacacacacacacacacacacatacagacccacacacatacacacacacacacacacacacacacatacacatacagacccacacatacacacacacacacacatacacacacatacacacacacacacacatacacacacatacacacacacacacacatacacacacatacacacacacacacacatacacacacacacacacacatacacacacacacatacagacccacacatacacacacacacatacagacccacacatacacacacacacacacacatacacacacacacacacacacatacacatacagacccacacatacacacacacacacacacatacacacacacacacacacatacacacacacatacagacccacacacacacacacacacacacacacacacacacacatacacacacacacacacacatacagacccacacacatacagacacacacacacacatacacacacacacacacacacacatacagacacacacacacacacacatacacacacacacacacacacacacacacacacacacatatacagacccacacatacacacccacacatacacacacacatacacacacacacacacacacatacacacacacatacagacccacacacacatacacacacacacacacacacacatacacacatacacacacatacacacacacacacacacacacacacacacatacagacacacacacacacacacacacatacacacatacacacacacacacatacagacacacacacacacacacacacacagacccccacacacac